The following coding sequences are from one Pocillopora verrucosa isolate sample1 chromosome 5, ASM3666991v2, whole genome shotgun sequence window:
- the LOC131777554 gene encoding ankyrin repeat domain-containing protein 50-like, which translates to MSNVEYSHLLFEISQRLDLLDQHEHLLFMCRRYLASRPEDIPDALSLFRELEEQNNLAIDQVELLKELLKGFGEWSSFQKVETFEYKRKDYKELLEQISRALDESNQLQQLISVCTAKETLDENERNTQTARILFEKLESRGLFEFGRLDFLKGILLGIERQDLVRKVQDFEKRRIDEDEFERRKAQARSIVAAARVVGGRVIGVLNMKTVFGVAAAGITLLTVREILTRWSTYDQLVTCFQGCVLPAGSRLIEVGQGCVCFTIQVDNLTGLTALWNMYEDGTLRERLFKFFVTDEMKTRAGGEENVELTVTIEKAEYEKAYFELVQEADGPAKVPGRKCEHSDSVISTTPNEDETLQVKVKRLENDVQLLKERAESQEKQMTRLSREFFGTRMATEIIPAEEVQNASYERLGEKSWGIDEHKWNFTKMYVESLRFETKSLMSEASDSGMGTEGAPSEFDVDIGDKRDTQTVAGDDWNSLSSAVQTGNFSIIEDMLSRGLDINTKNNDGETALILAASTGKRDAVNYLLDKGADPFIVGHSGITPLHAASKDDNVTIIEKLMSRGLDVDSKDSEGSTPLMWAAACGKIEAVNYLLDNGADPCIRDQLGRNSLHVASTGGNVTIIETLMSRGLDVDSKDSRGKTPLMCAAACDKIEAVNYLLDKGADPSIRDQLGRNSLYDASQGGNVTIIEKLMSRGLDVDSKDSEGSIPLMWAAFFGKIEAVNYLLDKGADPCIRDQLGRNSLHDASQGGNVTIIEKLMSRGLDVDSKDSGGSTPLMWAAACGKIEAVNYLLDKGADPCIRHQSGKNSLHAASQGGNVAIIETLMSRGLDVDSKDSGGSTPLIWAAAFGTIEAVNYLLDKGADPCIRDQLGRNSLHTASKGGNVTIIETLMSRGLDVDSKDSRGRTPLMCAAACGKIEAVNYLLDKGADPSIRNWLGRNSLHDASKGGNVAIIEKLMSRGLEIDLKDNREKTPLMLAAACGKIEAVNYLLDKGADPCIRDQLGRNSLHTASTGGNVAIITKMLALGLDVNSKDFADLTPLKIAKTYGKTEAVTFLLSKGGH; encoded by the exons ATGTCTAACGTAGAATATAGTCACCTTCTTTTTGAGATAAGCCAACGACTCGATCTACTAGACCAACATGAACATTTACTCTTCATGTGTAGAAGGTATTTAGCGTCTAGACCTGAAGACATTCCCGATGCACTTTCGCTCTTTCGAGAGCTagaagaacaaaataatttggccATTGATCAGGTTGAACTATTGAAAGAGCTGCTAAAAGGGTTCGGAGAATGGTCGTCGTTTCAGAAAGTGGAAACGTTCGAGTACAAAAGGAAAGATTATAAAGAATTGCTTGAACAGATCAGCCGTGCTCTCGACGAAAGCAATCAACTGCAGCAGCTTATTTCTGTCTGCACCGCGAAGGAAACGTTGGacgaaaatgaaagaaacactCAAACTGCTCGAATTTTGTTCGAAAAACTTGAAAGCCGAGGACTTTTTGAGTTTGGTCGTCTTGATTTCTTGAAAGGGATTTTATTGGGAATTGAGAGACAAGATCTGGTGAGGAAAGTTCAGGATTTCGAGAAGCGACGAATTGACGAGGATGAATTTGAAAGAAGGAAAG CGCAAGCCCGTAGCATTGTTGCGGCAGCCAGGGTTGTTGGTGGAAGAGTAATCGGAG TACTGAACATGAAGACAGTGTTTGGAGTGGCAGCAGCGGGAATAACCTTACTCACTGTCCGTGAGATTTTGACTCGATGGTCAACTTATGATCAGTTAGTCACCTGCTTCCAGGGTTGTGTGCTTCCTGCTGGTTCAAGATTGATTGAAGTGGGTCAAGGGTGCGTATGCTTTACAATTCAGGTCGACAATCTCACGGGGCTCACTGCTTTGTGGAACATGTACGAGGATGGCACGCTCAGGGAacgtttatttaaattttttgtgacCGATGAAATGAAGACCCGTGCCGGTGGTGAAGAGAATGTGGAATTGACTGTGACGATTGAAAAAGCAGAATACGAGAAAGCTTACTTTGAGCTTGTTCAAGAAGCTGACG GTCCTGCGAAGGTGCCAGGAAGAAAATGTGAACACTCTGATTCAGTGATATCAACAACGCCGAACGAGGATGAAACATTGCAAGTAAAAGTGAAAAGACTCGAGAATGATGTCCAACTCCTAAAGGAGAGAGCGGAGAGTCAAGAGAAACAAATGACTAGACTTTCACGTGAGTTTTTTGGGACAAGGATGGCCACGGAAATAATTCCAGCAGAGGAAG TTCAGAATGCCAGTTACGAAAGACTTGGAGAAAAGTCATGGGGTATTGACGAACATAAATGGAATTTTACCAAAATGTACGTGGAAAGTCTACGGTTTGAGACGAAAAGTTTAATGTCTGAAGCATCTGACAGCGGTATGGGAACTGAAGGAGCACCATCTGAATTTGACGTGGATATCGGTG ataaacgTGACACCCAGACGGTTGCAGGCGACGATTGGAACTCACTGTCATCAGCTGTGCAGACTGGCAACTTTTCTATCATCGAGGATATGTTGTCACGTGGCCTGGAtatcaacacaaaaaataaCGATGGTGAAACGGCTTTAATTTTAGCTGCTTCGACTGGCAAAAGAGATGCCGTAAATTACCTCTTAGACAAAGGAGCTGATCCTTTTATTGTAGGCCACTCTGGCATTACTCCACTGCACGCCGCCTCAAAGGATGAtaatgtcaccatcatcgagaaactaatgtcacgtggtctagatgtcgattcaaaagatagtgaaGGAAGTACACCATTGATGTGGGCTGCAGCTtgtggcaagattgaagctgtaaattatcttttagacaatggagccgatccctgtattagagaccagttaggaagaaattcactgcacgTCGCTTCAACGGGTGgtaatgtcaccatcatcgagacactaatgtcacgtggtctagatgtcgattcaaaGGATAGTAGAGGAAAGACACCATTGATGTGCGCTGCAGCTTGTGacaagattgaagctgtaaattatcttttagacaaaggagccgaTCCCTCTATTAGAGACCAGTTAGGAAGAAATTCACTATATGATgcttcacagggtggtaatgtcaccatcatcgagaaactaatgtcacgtggtctagatgtcgattcaaaagatagtgaaGGAAGTATACCATTGATGTGGGCTGCATTTtttggcaagattgaagctgtaaattatcttttagacaaggGAGCCGATCCCTGTATTAGAGACCAGTTAGGAAGAAATTCACTACATGATgcttcacagggtggtaatgtcaccatcatcgagaaactaatgtcacgtggtctagatgtcgattcaaaagatagtggagGAAGTACACCATTGATGTGGGCTGCAGCTtgtggcaagattgaagctgtaaattatcttttagacaaggGAGCCGATCCTTGTATTAGACACCAGTCAGGAAAAAATTCACTGCACGCCgcttcacagggtggtaatgtTGCCAtcatcgagacactaatgtcacgtggtctagatgtcgattcaaaagatagtggagGAAGTACACCATTGATTTGGGCTGCAGCTTTTGGCAcgattgaagctgtaaattatcttttagacaaaggagccgaTCCTTGTATTAGAGACCAGttaggaagaaattcactgcacACCGCTTCAAAGGGTGgtaatgtcaccatcatcgagacactcatgtcacgtggtctagatgtcgattcaaaGGATAGTAGAGGAAGGACACCATTGATGTGCGCTGCAGCTtgtggcaagattgaagctgtaaattatcttttagacaaaggagccgaTCCCTCTATTAGAAACTGGTTAGGAAGAAATTCACTACATGATGCTTCAAAGGGTGGTAATGTTGCCATCATCGAgaaactaatgtcacgtggtctagagaTCGATCTAAAAGATAATAGAGAAAAGACACcattgatgttggctgcagcttgtggcaagattgaagctgtaaattatcttttagacaagggagccgatccctgtattagagaccagttaggaagaaattcactgcacACCGCTTCAACGGGCGGCAATGTCGCAATCATCACAAAAATGCTGGCACTTGGTTTGGATGTTAATTCAAAAGATTTTGCAGATCTCACACCGTTAAAAATCGCAAAAACATATGGTAAAACTGAGGCCGTAACCTTCCTACTTAGCAAGGGAGGAcattag